tacccctttgtatttttggcgaaaattttcgcgattttgaaaagtgctggaatcaattctttcaggcaatattccgacgtaattatgcgagagaaatcgattgggcgcagtcccaatacgctgcgatcaccgtatcgaaagttacggccaaaaaacgaaaacccgaattttcgacctttttcagcaggtgctttctccttcgtcatttctctgctgttgatcccacgctgttttcgctgcgttttctgagtttctgggagtccaattggtcagaaaagggtcatacaaatcgaatcggagactgaaagtttttcgctcaaaaaaacagcaaggctaacccctttgtatttttggcgagaattttcgcgattttgcaaagtgctggaatcaattctttcaggcaatattccgacgtaattttgcgagagaaatcgattgggcgcagtcccaatacgctgcgatcaccgtatcgaaagttacggccaaaaaacgaaaacccgaatttttgacctttttcagcaggtgctttttccttcgtcatttctctgctgttgatcccacgctctttttgctgcgttttctgagttcctgggggtccaattggtcagaaaagggtcatacaaatcgaatcggagactaaaagtttttcgctcaaaaaaacagcaaggcttacccctttgtatttttggcgaaaattttcgcgattttgaaaagcgctggaatcaattctttcaggcaatattccgacgtaattttgcgagagaaatcgattgggcgcagtcccaatacgctgcgattaacgcatcgaaagttacggccaaaaaacgaaaacccgaattttcgacctttttcagcaggtgctttttccttcgtcatttctctgctgttgatcccacgctgttttcgctgcgttttctgagttcctgggggtccaattggtcagaaaagggtcatacaaatcgaatcggagactaaaagtttttcgcccaaaaaaacagcaaggctaacccctttgtatttttggcgaaaattttcgcgattttgaaaagtgctggaatcaattctttcaggcaatattccgacgtaattatgcgagagaaatcgattgggcgcagtcccaatacgctgcgatcaccgtatcgaaagttacggccaaaaaacgaaaacctgaattttcgacctttttcagcaggtgctttttccttcgtcatttctctgctgttgatcccacgctgttttcgctgcgttttctgagtttctgggagtccaattggtcagaaaagggtcatacaaatcgaatcggagactgaaagtttttcgctcaaaaaaacagcaaggcttacccctttgtatttttggcgaaaattttcgcgattttgaaaagtgctggaatcaattctttcaggcaatattccgacgtaattttgcgagagaaatcgatagggcgcagtcccaatacgctgcgatcaacgcatcgaaagttacggccaaaaaacgaaaacccgaattttcgacctttttcagcaggtgctttttccttcgtcatttctctgctgttgatcccacgctgttttcgctgcgttttctgagttcctgggggtccaactGGTCAGagaagggtcatacaaatcgaatcggagactaaaagtttttcgcccaaaaaaacagcaaggctaacccctttgtatttttggcgaaaattttcgcgattttggaaagtgctggaataaattctttctggcactagtccgacgtaattttgcgagataaatcgattaagcgcagtcccgatacgctgcgagcagcggatcaaaagtaacaaccgaaaaaccagaacctatgttttctacatttttcagcaggtgatttttcctccgtaatttctctgccgttgctcctacgctcttttcgctgcgtttgctgagttcctggaggtccaattagtcaggaaagggtcatgcaaatcgaattcgagacaaaatattttgcttcgcatatgagacagtattcaacgcagtgtcctgattcTAAGACttaaaaaggtgattgtctgggattttttttttgatagggaGAGATAGAACGAAGCTTTTTAAAACTCtgagtgtattttaattcacatttgaaaggtacgagcaaaaatttttatcatccaactgtcgcagaacggcagcgttattagctgacccgttaactgaagaatatgtCTTTAGTCAaaggctgaccatcgaagggcctagcctcttgagtctggaatcggcaggaaagataaagtgcgtattccTTGGCCGAAACGTTAAAACTAagtcattatacatcatatcatacatcatagatcatacatcatacattatacatcatacatcatcatacatcatacgtAGTATTCAAGTACGAAACCAAAGTTCGGTTGTttagaaagtgacgtcacccaaaattttttatcttgaaaTATCAGCTACCCGAATTCATCAGTATGGAAACAACGGCGCAGTTGAGCGAacggatgagaatcgcgcttcgcagatttcgagtaccgggttctcttcCTCCTGGATCCTACACTCCGGGTCGgcttcctggtgcaactcgTCTTTCAGGACAAGCGCTCAGTACTTCCTACGCTCCAggtacgctacctggtgaaactcgacttcctgGACAAGCGGTCCGtggttctggctgtccaggttcTTGATCTGGTGACTCTTGACCAAGCGTTGCATAGTTTCTGCACTCCAGTTCCACTACCTAGTGAAACTCAACTTCCAAGAAAAGCGCTGCGTAGTTTCCGCGCCCAGGTCCGCTACCCCTAACCACCTCCGATCACCTCCAATGACGACCGCTAACCAACTCGAGGTCCAACTCGAATCctgataaatatttacagtAAAAATTAGAACACAGTACAAATATTGTGTTAGTacgattataaattttgattgacacattttaccaaaaagattatgagaaaattataaaaaattatagaaattttatcagcgcaTTGATAGCGACTGAATTTTggtttgcgcgaaaaatgaattgaaataatttattgtaaacatgacgtgtgtaaaaaattttagacaaaatataattacaattgccaatcaataatgtaacaatatttcactcaccgtgcacaaatcctcgtcctcctcttcCTAGTCCTTCTCGTCCACCTCGATCACTTGCAACCActgccaaccacctccaatgACCACCGCTACCCACCTCGGGTTAGACCTcaaatactaataaatattttaagtattagaacatatcaaaaatattgtgtaaggattaatgtaatttttttattgacagaTTTGACCAAGAAGATTACgagaaaataatcaaaattatagaaattttgttagcgcATTGAGAGCTACTGAATTCTGGCTTGCGTaacaaatgaattgaaatgattcattgtaaacgtgacaagtatgaaaaattgtagataAAATGTAATAACAATTGCaattaaatattacaaaaatcttCTACTCACCGTTCACaaatcctcatcctcctcgtccaccatattctcctcgtcgtcctcgtcctcctcttcGTCCACCTCGATCACCAACAACCACCACCAAACAACTCCAAAGACCActgataaccacctcgggttgtacctcgaatactaataaatatttcaagtattagaacacatcaaaaatattgtgtaataattaatcTAATATTCATACTGACAGCTTTCACCAAGAAGATCATGagcaaattataaaaaattataaaaatttcagtaacGCATTGAGAGCTACTAAATTttggcttgcgcgaaaaattaattgaaataattcattgtaaacgtgacaagtttgaaaaattgtagataaaatgtaataacaattgtaattaaatattataaaaatgttccactcaccgtgcacaaatcctcgtcctcctcgtccaccatattctcctcgtcttcctcgtcctcctcctcgtcgacCTTGATCACCTTCAATcatcgccaaccacctccgaccaccacCGCTAACGACCTCGGATTATACCtagaatactaataaatattttatatattagaatacatcaaaaatattttgtaaggattaatgtgaTTTTTGTATTGAAAGATTTGaccaagaagattatgagaaaatcataaaaaattatagaaattttataagCGCATTGAGAGCTACTGAATTctggcttgcgcgaaaaatgaattgaaataatttattgtaagcgtgacaagtttgaaaaattgtagataaaatataataacaaatatcaataaaaattatgaaaatggTATACTCACCGCGCACAAATTCTCCTCCTCCTGTTTGtgctcctcctcgtccaccacgatcacccgcaaccaccgccaaccaccgcCATCCACTtcgggttatacctcgaatactaattaatatttcaagtaTTAGAACACAACACAAATATTATGTAagtattaatataatttttttattgacagaTTTAACTAAGatgattatgagaaaattttcaaaaattatagaaatcgTATTAGCACattgacagctactgaatttgggctagCGCGAAAaatcctcctcgtccacctcgtcctccttgtTCCTCATGTTTTCCTCCATcgcctcgtcctcctcgtcctctcTTAGAAGTCGAGTTTCCCCGggtagtggacctggagcgcaggaaccacagGGCGCTTGTAACCTCAAGTCGAGTTTTatcaggtagcggacctggatcgccggaactacggagcgcttgtcctgaaTGTCAAgcttcaccaggtagtgggcCTTGAGCGAAAAaattacggagcgcttgtcctggaattCGAGTATCATCAGGAAGTGGACCTGGAGTGCAGAAACTACGCGGCGCTTGGTCAAAAGTCGCCAGGTCACGGACCGGAAGAGccgaaactacggagcgctcaTTCTGGAAGTCCAGttccaccaggtagcggacctgtaGTGCAGAAACTACGGAACGCTTGTCCCGGAAGTCGAGttccaccaggtagcggacctggagcgcagaaactacggagcgcttgtcctgaaactcgagttgcaccaggtagcggacccgTAGTGCAGGAACCACAGAgatagagaacccggtactcgaaatctgcggagcgcaaTTCTCATACGTCcactctactgcgcggttgtttccagactgagaaATTCGGCCAGCTGATTTTCGTGTATATAGATTGATGACgtcaggagaaaaaaatttcgggtgacgtcactttctgaacatccgaagaTCCGACATCCatactttggtttcgaactttaatgctatgtatgatgtaggatgtatgatgatgtatgatgtatgatgtataatgatataacataatgtataatgattttagtttttcagacaagaaatacgtaCCTTATCTAttctgccgattccagactcaagcggctgGGCCTTTCGATGTGcagccgttgactaaagatatattcttcagttcgggtcagctaataacgctgcccttctgcgacagttggatgataaaaatttttggtcccaccTTTCAAACGTATGTTAAAATACATTCGCagttttaagaagcttcgttttATCTCTgcttatcgaaaaaaaaaatcgccgacaatTACCTCTTAGGTCTTTCGATTCGATGCCTACGATAATTCAacatcgagagagcaaattaaaagttgttggaataattatgaatattaatgttatggaatacaacgagcgcgtgtcgaatagactCCCATTTCggaatgaataattcttctattttcatattacagccgtattattgtagataatctagtttgtctcctggaaaattataaaatttgtagcatgcatcacgtattaatcgtaaatggatcacatatattaatatcgtacgTGACCACATAATACTTCTTGGTCCCTGcattattattacatctgatATATCATTATCTATGATCTACGTctacattcttctctcgggtacctatactttaattaaatcactgttttgctgccaattttgtaagaaatttattctcattattaattttttatattgccgacaagtcggtaagtacacacaggctaagtactggcttgggcataccattgcgaagactgtgctactcggaaggtgaatgcagccagcatcatgtcgaaatcggtaactctctgATCCTCTGCAttaagttctcaactctaccaTTGGTACATCTCAGGGGGCGCAAGCgcacgacgattttcggtCGTCATACCAAAGCCCATTAGGGCAACCATCTATATATTCTCCAGTCAACGATAGAAAGTTACCTTCTCACCCATGCTCACACACGCTTCCGTGTATCCCTACTACGTGTACCGCGCTTCGTGGTTCAACCAATGAATCTCGAGACTTGCGGGAATGTCTAAAACTACCATCCAATAAAAGACCAGCAGTAAAATTCGTTATTTCAAACCACGTAACATCGGTAGTCGTCTACCTGACAAGATTGAATGGGATACACAACGAACCCGTACCGAGAATCCAGAGACTGTTGCAGCTGTGAATTTTAGGTTTTCCTAAGTATATTTCTAGTGAATATTCATTGATTTGTAATAGTTGATACTCTATCTAGtattgaatgaattattaaatagTCCGAGCAGCCGTGTAAACAGTTATTATGACCTCTTGATATAACTTCGGACGTAAGGCATGAAAGCACACCGATAAACTACGCTCGAATTTCTCGAACCTGGAGACTCGcacatttgcaaaaaaaacaTCCACTTGTACAGGTAAGCACACAGACTCAGCTTTTTCCAAACATTTTGGTAGACTTGAACGCGTCCATGCCACGCTTTTCTCGTTTATGAAAATTCCGTCTAGAGTTTAcacaacaaaattttccacaCGCGAAATCATTTCCCTGTGTTAAAATAACTGCAATacaaattatgtaaaattctTTGTTGACGATTAcaggaataaatcaattggaGGTTAAACATCATGttgaaaggaaaagaaaaccaACCAAGAGCTGGAGTTCCGCAGATGGGTACCGGGctaaaaattaacaatattaaACAGCTAAGGATCTCCAAGGGAACGACAGTGCTGACGGAAATTAGTGCACCGATAAATACCAAGAAGCAAACAATTTCTGAAGATCTAAAAGAGGCGCCAAATAAAACTAACGTAGTAAAGAATATAAGCGAGGATGAAAacacagagagaaaaaaaacaatggatTTAATGCCACCGCCACCACCCCCAAAATTACTTCCACCTGCAAAAGCTACTCAGTCTAGTACAGAAAGTCATAGCAAGAACTCTTCAACTGAAGCTGATTCAAAATCTGCAGGGAAGGTCAAAGCTGCTCAAACTAGCGCCAAGAACGATTCGGAAAATGATAAGAAATGGGTTCTTGCTGATTTCGATATAGGACGGCCTTTGGGAAAAGGAAAATTTGGGAATGTTTATCTAGCCAGAGAGAAAAAGTCCAAGTATATTATAGCTATGAAGGTGCTTTTCAAAGCTCAGATAAAAACAGCTGAAGTTGAACATCAAGTCAAAAGAGAGATAGAAATTCAAACGCATCTGAGGTAGTAGTATTGATTTTAGATGTCTTATGTCTAATATATGTCTCAGTTAGGCTGTTAagtatatttgatatttttccataAGAACTGTTTTTATATAATTCAATTCTGAGCGCAACGCCCCTAAAAAAGCTCTAATACCACACAGCTATTGATAACGCAATCATTATTTCCAGACATCCAAATATTTTGAGAATGTATGGATACTTCCATGACGACAGAAGGATTTATTTGATCTTGGAGTATGCACCGAAAGGAGAATTATTCAAGGAATTGAAAGCACAACCAAATGAAAGATTTGATGAAGTGAGGTAAGGACCTTGCtacaaatattcattttaatcATCTATTATCCAGATGGTGTTATAGTACATATAGCGATCAATGATGTATAATAGCAATTAAACACCAaaactgaaataattcatcatTTGCAGAACGGCTACTTACATTTCTCAGTTGGCTGATGCGCTCAAGTACTGTCACAGTAAGAAAGTTATTCATAGGGACATTAAGCCTGAAAATTTGTTGCTTGGAAGTAAaggagaattgaaaattgctgATTTTGGATGGTCGGTTCACGCACCTGGTTCCAAAAGAGAAACTCTGTGTGGAACTTTGGACTATTTACCACCAGAAATGGTCCTAGGTGCGACACACGACCACACTGTAGATGTATGGGGAGTTGGTGTACTCTGCTATGAATGTCTGGTTGGCAAACCCCCATTTCTCGCTACAACATACAAAGACACCTACAACAAGATCAAAGAAGCTGATTATAGATGTCCTTCCTACGTCAGCGACGGAGCCCGAAATCTCATTTCTCAGGTGAACATGAATGAGATATAATGACAGCACTTTTTAAACCATTAATTCATAATATGTATCATCAAAGccttgttttcaattttaatctcTTGATTTGCAAAGTTTCaccttcatttttttcttttgtagcTACTGGTTGTGAATCCTGAACATCGATTATCGTTAGCCGGCATTTTAAACCATCCCTGGATTGTATCTAACCGAACCATGGAACCAACGAAACAATGAGatttgcaaataaataaattgtgatGCGATGAATCATTCAtcttttaattaatattattttgacGGTATAATGTTTAAGTATCAAAGATGCATAATTTAAATTTGAGATATCTAGTTTTCTAGCACACAGTTAGAATTATTAATGCAActaatttcagatttcaaatTAAAGGTACTTGATCGTtaattatatgatacattttatcattatattaatattgttaGTCCACACGTACATGCCAAGTTGataaatcatttgaaaaaatacatgttcATTCCTAGATAAGGTGCCTGCGTATTGATTAGTTCCTCCCATCTTTagtgaataattttgtaaGCGGTGAGCCACAtgattgataaaaatgttcatttAGTCTGTTTATgatctttttattatttctttacgAAACCTTGGCCCTTACAAAGGAATACAAATGATTAAATTCGTAGACAGATTACTGAATCGATTCAGACACAATTTAAAGATATTGAATTACAACAGGTTGGTGAAATGGTGGCACAACTATCAGAGACAGATCAAATGATAATTAGTGACGAAGATTTGTTACACTTTCCAATTAACTCTGAAAAGCGTCATTTCCTGGTTCATCATCATCTTCATCCTCTTCCCCCTCACTCTCGAAAGTATTGTCGGGAATATCGTAAAGCCGAATCATAGGCTTATTCGGATCTTTCATGATCAAGAATTTCCCGTCTTTTTGCTTCATGCAAATATCAATGATGCAACGCAGAATACCCCATGCGTTGTCCATGTTCAGATTAATTTGCGTCGCGAACTCATTCGGCTTGTACTGCTGTGTTCCCAGGATAACGTGCTTACTAGAATCGCGTACCATGGCACGAGAAACGTACCCGAATTTCAACTGATCAGATCCTGCGAGCAGAGCCTGTACCGTCCACTTGGCGAGCTTGCAGGCATTGTTTCTGAGCTCATTAGCCAAAACTGCACCCCGCTGAGTGTCCAATTTCTGTCTCCATTCAACACCGTTAGCAAGTTTAGAATCCCACTCGTTCAAGGCCTTGATAGTTAAGAACTGCAGTTCGTTGTTTGGTCCTTGCATGACAGCATCATGTTCGCAACGGCATATGAGCACAACGCCATTATTCAAGTCCCATTTCCTGTAACGGTAAGCAACGCTGGCAACATCACCTTCCTCTTCTTCAGAGATGAACGGATTACCTTCTTCAAACTTGTATCTCGGTTCGTTTGATTTAAGAACTTGCTGGGAGAAGTTGTGGTTGATAAAAGTAGCTTCAAGAGCTAAATTCCGTGGAGAATTGAGAGAATTGCCGTCATCTTGGGGAGGTTCGACACTTGTTTCGTTTACTGTCAAAAGATCGAATTCTGTATTGTCTCTCTTGTCAAAGAACAGCTTGTCTCCAATCTTTTCAATGACAATGTCCCACGAGTAATTGCTGCGGGTGCAGCACATGATTGTAGCCAAAATAGCATCAGTTGCGTATACAGTGCCCTCTGTCTTGGACAATTTACGAATTATCGGGTCGTCCGTAGTCGTGACAGTATGGAATATACGGTCGATACGCTGCAGTGGTTTTTCATTCTTGACGTTAACTCTGTCGTAAGCTTTGTCGTAATACTCTAAAGACCCGCAGCAAAGTATGTCCTCGACATCCTTGACGCCAGGCAAAGAGAGCTTGGTCAATCTTGGGAAGTCCATCTCCTCAATGGTGACCCAGTCAGGCCTGACGGTAACAGAAGCATCACGGATTTTG
The sequence above is drawn from the Neodiprion pinetum isolate iyNeoPine1 chromosome 2, iyNeoPine1.2, whole genome shotgun sequence genome and encodes:
- the eIF3d1 gene encoding eukaryotic translation initiation factor 3 subunit D, with protein sequence MSEEGGQVEDDVKKIDKVPHFVAPAVQNNSTGWGPCEMPDQFKDIPYQPFSKGDRLGKISDWTGAAFQDKKFTNKYASQFGSGSQYAYYHEEDESTFHLVDTTRVQKPPYQRGRFRQNQRNMRGRGGQRGGVSQMQQLGRIKLRERDRKGQPKRWGRQQGFRNHKNQPPIKIRDASVTVRPDWVTIEEMDFPRLTKLSLPGVKDVEDILCCGSLEYYDKAYDRVNVKNEKPLQRIDRIFHTVTTTDDPIIRKLSKTEGTVYATDAILATIMCCTRSNYSWDIVIEKIGDKLFFDKRDNTEFDLLTVNETSVEPPQDDGNSLNSPRNLALEATFINHNFSQQVLKSNEPRYKFEEGNPFISEEEEGDVASVAYRYRKWDLNNGVVLICRCEHDAVMQGPNNELQFLTIKALNEWDSKLANGVEWRQKLDTQRGAVLANELRNNACKLAKWTVQALLAGSDQLKFGYVSRAMVRDSSKHVILGTQQYKPNEFATQINLNMDNAWGILRCIIDICMKQKDGKFLIMKDPNKPMIRLYDIPDNTFESEGEEDEDDDEPGNDAFQS
- the LOC124211215 gene encoding aurora kinase C, yielding MLKGKENQPRAGVPQMGTGLKINNIKQLRISKGTTVLTEISAPINTKKQTISEDLKEAPNKTNVVKNISEDENTERKKTMDLMPPPPPPKLLPPAKATQSSTESHSKNSSTEADSKSAGKVKAAQTSAKNDSENDKKWVLADFDIGRPLGKGKFGNVYLAREKKSKYIIAMKVLFKAQIKTAEVEHQVKREIEIQTHLRHPNILRMYGYFHDDRRIYLILEYAPKGELFKELKAQPNERFDEVRTATYISQLADALKYCHSKKVIHRDIKPENLLLGSKGELKIADFGWSVHAPGSKRETLCGTLDYLPPEMVLGATHDHTVDVWGVGVLCYECLVGKPPFLATTYKDTYNKIKEADYRCPSYVSDGARNLISQLLVVNPEHRLSLAGILNHPWIVSNRTMEPTKQ